GagtaacttaattttatttttgtttattttggtTATGCCTTCTTGGccttagtatatttttttttctcgcTTGGGGTTCCTGgaagatcgcttattagcgataaggccacccgttcataataatgtatgtcatttgttttttttattgcaacgatgtttcgatccccggctgtgcaccaatggactttctttctatgattgcatttaacatttgctcttagacccaaaaagttgacggcgtgtgtcaggcacaggaggctgatgaTCTACTTGTctgttagatttaaaaatgatcatgaaacagattcagaaatctgagacgagaggttgtagcgcctctgattttatattatatgtcaataaaggcttattattatattagtaatttCAACgcagattataaaaaaaggaagTATTGGCGAagttacaatataaataatcaaaaatcatagtaggtatataaaggtatattttgtttgtccGTGTCTTTTCCaacattttgataaaaatttggAACTTTTATCTAAAACTAGCAAACACCTTACTGTTATACATTATAAGTCTGTTGAGATCTGACATCTTCTCTCATATGCTCATCATCGCTTAGTTATCATCACTCGCCACATCTACTTCTAAAGGTCCACCTTCAGGGACTATATATTTCAATGGCGCAATACTTATATCGGAACAAGCTCCAAACGTCTCCTGATTCCCACAACCAATACACTGAGTTCCATTTCTAAAGACTCCCCAATTGTTCCCCGCCACATATCTCCATTGTAGGGTACAGTGAGCACAAGATACCCCATCAGGGAGTCTGTATCTCGCAGTATAGGTTCCACCTTTCGGGGGATAATAAAACAGACCACCATCCTCTAACTCCAGAGGGTATTTATCGAAACATTCCTGGTTGGACTCCATTTCTGGATTAGGGCACAGTTTGAAGTACCAGTAGCCTTTGTGGAATGCGGTAATCTCTACAATCGTTTCGA
The nucleotide sequence above comes from Pieris napi chromosome 22, ilPieNapi1.2, whole genome shotgun sequence. Encoded proteins:
- the LOC125060866 gene encoding uncharacterized protein LOC125060866 gives rise to the protein MLWHLLALSTLVVTAYGHGRVLQPPGRATMWRMGFKTPANYDDTGVNCGGFDRQFSVNDGKCGICGDAYDMDLPRPHENGGTYGQGVIVGKYESGQIIETIVEITAFHKGYWYFKLCPNPEMESNQECFDKYPLELEDGGLFYYPPKGGTYTARYRLPDGVSCAHCTLQWRYVAGNNWGVFRNGTQCIGCGNQETFGACSDISIAPLKYIVPEGGPLEVDVASDDN